In one Balaenoptera musculus isolate JJ_BM4_2016_0621 chromosome 20, mBalMus1.pri.v3, whole genome shotgun sequence genomic region, the following are encoded:
- the OSBPL7 gene encoding oxysterol-binding protein-related protein 7 isoform X2 encodes MDPGQGVATPFPMDFQERDPPSLAESTQSAKPSSAQQASELWEVVEEPRGRLGAEGIMPERQEGHLLKKRKWPLKGWHKRYFVLEDGILHYATTRQDEQGTKGLDTQALSKKITKGKLHGSIDVRLSVMSINKKAQRIDLDTEDNIYHLKIKSQDLFQSWVAQLRAHRLAQHLDVPRSLLPSTTHRKVPGAQLPAAGSASALPGVGPREKVSSWLRDSDGLDRCSHELSECQGKLQELHRLLQSLESLPRTPSAPVIPTHQASVTTERPKKGKRTSRIWCTQSFAKDDTIGRVGRLHGSVPNLSRYLESRDPSGPRGLPTPDYAHLQRSFWALAQKVHSSLSSVLAALTTERDRLRDLHQGSEPSRLGVSEAAAGPRRLHSLSVSSDTTADSFSSLNPEEQEALYMKGRELTPQLSQSSVLSLADSHTEFFDACEVLLSASSSENEGSEEEESCASEVTTSLSEEVLDLRGAERCQKGGAVGPPRRRCLPAASGPGADVSLWNILRNNIGKDLSKVSMPVQLNEPLNTLQRLCEELEYSGLLDQASHTTDPCERMVYIAAFAVSAYCSTYHRAGCKPFNPVLGETYECERPDRGFRFISEQVSHHPPISACHAESENFIFWQDMKWKNKFWGKSLEIVPVGMVNVSLPRFGDHFEWNKVTSCIHNILSGQRWIEHYGEVLIRNTQDSSCHCKITFCKAKYWSSNVHEVQGAVFSRSGRVLHRLFGKWPEGLYRGPPPGGQCIWKPNSMPPNYERNFGFTQFALELNELTAELKRSLPSTDTRLRPDQRYLEEGNIQAAEAQKRRIEQLQRDRRKVMEENNIVHQARFFRRQTDSSGKEWWVTNNTYWRLRAEPGYGNLDGAVLW; translated from the exons ATGGACCCTGGG CAGGGAGTGGCCACTCCCTTCCCCATGGACTTCCAAGAGCGGgaccctccctccctggctgaGAGCACACAGTCCGCAAAGCCCAGCAGTGCCCAGCAG GCCTCCGAGCTGTGGGAGGTAGTGGAGGAGCCTCGGGGCcggctgggggcagagggtatCATGCCCGAGAGGCAGGAAGGCCACCTGCTCAAGAAGAGGAAGTGGCCTCTGAAGGGCTGGCACAAG AGATACTTTGTGCTCGAGGATGGGATCCTTCACTATGCAACGACTCGGCAAGAT GAACAAGGAACTAAAGGCCTAGACACCCAGGCTCTCTCCAAGAAG ATCACCAAGGGGAAGCTCCATGGCTCCATTGATGTCCGACTGTCGGTCATGTCCATCAACAAAAAGGCCCAGCGCATTGACCTTGACACTGAAGACAACATCTACCACCTCAAG ATCAAATCCCAGGACCTGTTCCAGAGCTGGGTGGCTCAGCTGCGTGCCCACCGCCTGGCCCAGCACCTGGATGTGCCCCGAAGCCTGCTGCCCAGCACCACTCACAGGAAG GTTCCTGGTGCCCAGCTTCCGGCAGCGGGTAGTGCCTCGGCTCTGCCAGGGGTTGGACCTCGGGAGAAGGTGTCTTCCTGGCTGAGGGACAGTGATGGGTTAGACCGCTGCTCTCATG AGCTCTCTGAGTGTCAGGGGAAGCTCCAGGAACTCCACAGACTCCTCCAGAGCCTGGAGTCCCTGCCCCGGACCCCCTCAGCCCCTGTTATCCCCACACACCAG GCCTCGGTGACGACCGAGAGACCCAAGAAGGGGAAGCGGACCAGCCGCATATGGTGCACACAGAGCTTTGCCAAGGACGACACCATCGGGCGG GTGGGTCGTCTCCACGGCTCTGTTCCCAACTTGTCTCGCTACCTGGAGTCCCGGGACCCCTCGGGCCCCCGCGGGCTGCCAACCCCAGACTATGCCCACCTGCAGCGCAGTTTCTGGGCCCTGGCTCAGAAGG TGCACAGCTCGCTCAGCAGTGTCCTGGCCGCCCTCACCACTGAACGGGACCGACTGAGGGACCTGCACCAGGGATCGGAGCCATCCAGgctgggg GTCTCTGAGGCCGCAGCCGGCCCGAGGCGCCTCCACTCGCTGTCCGTGTCCTCCGACACCACTGCAGACTCCTTCAGCTCCCTCAACCCCGAGGAG CAAGAAGCTCTGTACATGAAGGGGCGAGAGCTGACCCCTCAGCTGTCCCAGAGCAGCGTCCTTTCCCTCGCTGATTCCCACACAGAGTTCTTTGATGCCTGTGAGGTTCTCCTCTCTGCCAGCTCTTCTGAGAATGAG GGCTCAGAGGAGGAGGAGTCATGCGCCAGTGAAGTCACCACCAGCCTGTCCGAGGAGGTGCTGGACCTCAGGGGAGCTGAGCGCTGTCAGAAAG GAGGAGCTGTGGGACCACCCCGCCGCCGATGCCTACCTGCGGCCAGTGGGCCCGGGGCCGACGTGAGCCTGTGGAACATCCTGCGGAACAACATCGGCAAGGACCTGTCCAAGGTGTCGATGCCCGTGCAGCTCAACGAGCCACTCAACACCCTGCAGCGGCTCTGCGAGGAGCTGGAGTACAGCGGCCTTCTGGACCAGGCCAGCCATACCACCGACCCCTGCGAGCGCATG GTGTACATCGCAGCCTTCGCAGTGTCAGCCTACTGCTCCACGTACCACCGGGCGGGCTGCAAGCCCTTCAACCCTGTCCTGGGGGAGACCTACGAGTGCGAGCGGCCTGACCGAGGTTTCCGCTTCATCAGTGAGCAG gtctcccaccacccccccatctCGGCGTGCCATGCGGAGTCTGAGAACTTCATATTCTGGCAAG ACATGAAGTGGAAGAACAAGTTCTGGGGCAAATCCCTGGAGATTGTGCCTGTGGGGATGGTCAATGTGAGCCTGCCCAG GTTTGGGGACCACTTTGAGTGGAACAAGGTGACGTCCTGCATCCACAACATCCTGAGTGGCCAGCGCTGGATTGAGCACTACGGAGAGGTGCTCATCCGGAACACGCAGGACAGCTCCTGCCACTGCAAGATCACCTTCTGCAAG gccaagTACTGGAGCTCCAACGTCCATGAGGTGCAGGGTGCCGTGTTCAGCCGGAGCGGCCGCGTCCTCCACCGACTCTTCGGGAAGTGGCCCGAGGGGCTGTACCGGGGACCCCCGCCGGGCGGTCAGTGCATCTGGAAGCCCA ACTCAATGCCCCCAAACTATGAGCGAAACTTCGGCTTCACTCAGTTTGCTTTGGAGCTGAATGAGCTGACGGCAGAGCTGAAGCGGTCCCTGCCTTCCACAGACACGCGGCTCCGGCCAGACCAGAG GTACCTGGAGGAGGGGAACATACAGGCCGCCGAGGCCCAGAAGAGAAGGATTGAGCAGCTTCAGCGAGACAGGCGCAAAGTGATGGAGGAGAACAACATCGTCCACCAGGCTCGCTTCTTCAG GCGGCAGACAGACAGCAGCGGGAAGGAGTGGTGGGTGACTAACAACACGTACTGGCGGCTGCGGGCCGAGCCGGGCTACGGGAACCTGGACGGGGCCGTGCTCTGGTAG
- the OSBPL7 gene encoding oxysterol-binding protein-related protein 7 isoform X3, with product MDFQERDPPSLAESTQSAKPSSAQQASELWEVVEEPRGRLGAEGIMPERQEGHLLKKRKWPLKGWHKRYFVLEDGILHYATTRQDEQGTKGLDTQALSKKITKGKLHGSIDVRLSVMSINKKAQRIDLDTEDNIYHLKIKSQDLFQSWVAQLRAHRLAQHLDVPRSLLPSTTHRKVPGAQLPAAGSASALPGVGPREKVSSWLRDSDGLDRCSHELSECQGKLQELHRLLQSLESLPRTPSAPVIPTHQASVTTERPKKGKRTSRIWCTQSFAKDDTIGRVGRLHGSVPNLSRYLESRDPSGPRGLPTPDYAHLQRSFWALAQKVHSSLSSVLAALTTERDRLRDLHQGSEPSRLGVSEAAAGPRRLHSLSVSSDTTADSFSSLNPEEQEALYMKGRELTPQLSQSSVLSLADSHTEFFDACEVLLSASSSENEGSEEEESCASEVTTSLSEEVLDLRGAERCQKGGAVGPPRRRCLPAASGPGADVSLWNILRNNIGKDLSKVSMPVQLNEPLNTLQRLCEELEYSGLLDQASHTTDPCERMVYIAAFAVSAYCSTYHRAGCKPFNPVLGETYECERPDRGFRFISEQVSHHPPISACHAESENFIFWQDMKWKNKFWGKSLEIVPVGMVNVSLPRFGDHFEWNKVTSCIHNILSGQRWIEHYGEVLIRNTQDSSCHCKITFCKAKYWSSNVHEVQGAVFSRSGRVLHRLFGKWPEGLYRGPPPGGQCIWKPNSMPPNYERNFGFTQFALELNELTAELKRSLPSTDTRLRPDQRYLEEGNIQAAEAQKRRIEQLQRDRRKVMEENNIVHQARFFRRQTDSSGKEWWVTNNTYWRLRAEPGYGNLDGAVLW from the exons ATGGACTTCCAAGAGCGGgaccctccctccctggctgaGAGCACACAGTCCGCAAAGCCCAGCAGTGCCCAGCAG GCCTCCGAGCTGTGGGAGGTAGTGGAGGAGCCTCGGGGCcggctgggggcagagggtatCATGCCCGAGAGGCAGGAAGGCCACCTGCTCAAGAAGAGGAAGTGGCCTCTGAAGGGCTGGCACAAG AGATACTTTGTGCTCGAGGATGGGATCCTTCACTATGCAACGACTCGGCAAGAT GAACAAGGAACTAAAGGCCTAGACACCCAGGCTCTCTCCAAGAAG ATCACCAAGGGGAAGCTCCATGGCTCCATTGATGTCCGACTGTCGGTCATGTCCATCAACAAAAAGGCCCAGCGCATTGACCTTGACACTGAAGACAACATCTACCACCTCAAG ATCAAATCCCAGGACCTGTTCCAGAGCTGGGTGGCTCAGCTGCGTGCCCACCGCCTGGCCCAGCACCTGGATGTGCCCCGAAGCCTGCTGCCCAGCACCACTCACAGGAAG GTTCCTGGTGCCCAGCTTCCGGCAGCGGGTAGTGCCTCGGCTCTGCCAGGGGTTGGACCTCGGGAGAAGGTGTCTTCCTGGCTGAGGGACAGTGATGGGTTAGACCGCTGCTCTCATG AGCTCTCTGAGTGTCAGGGGAAGCTCCAGGAACTCCACAGACTCCTCCAGAGCCTGGAGTCCCTGCCCCGGACCCCCTCAGCCCCTGTTATCCCCACACACCAG GCCTCGGTGACGACCGAGAGACCCAAGAAGGGGAAGCGGACCAGCCGCATATGGTGCACACAGAGCTTTGCCAAGGACGACACCATCGGGCGG GTGGGTCGTCTCCACGGCTCTGTTCCCAACTTGTCTCGCTACCTGGAGTCCCGGGACCCCTCGGGCCCCCGCGGGCTGCCAACCCCAGACTATGCCCACCTGCAGCGCAGTTTCTGGGCCCTGGCTCAGAAGG TGCACAGCTCGCTCAGCAGTGTCCTGGCCGCCCTCACCACTGAACGGGACCGACTGAGGGACCTGCACCAGGGATCGGAGCCATCCAGgctgggg GTCTCTGAGGCCGCAGCCGGCCCGAGGCGCCTCCACTCGCTGTCCGTGTCCTCCGACACCACTGCAGACTCCTTCAGCTCCCTCAACCCCGAGGAG CAAGAAGCTCTGTACATGAAGGGGCGAGAGCTGACCCCTCAGCTGTCCCAGAGCAGCGTCCTTTCCCTCGCTGATTCCCACACAGAGTTCTTTGATGCCTGTGAGGTTCTCCTCTCTGCCAGCTCTTCTGAGAATGAG GGCTCAGAGGAGGAGGAGTCATGCGCCAGTGAAGTCACCACCAGCCTGTCCGAGGAGGTGCTGGACCTCAGGGGAGCTGAGCGCTGTCAGAAAG GAGGAGCTGTGGGACCACCCCGCCGCCGATGCCTACCTGCGGCCAGTGGGCCCGGGGCCGACGTGAGCCTGTGGAACATCCTGCGGAACAACATCGGCAAGGACCTGTCCAAGGTGTCGATGCCCGTGCAGCTCAACGAGCCACTCAACACCCTGCAGCGGCTCTGCGAGGAGCTGGAGTACAGCGGCCTTCTGGACCAGGCCAGCCATACCACCGACCCCTGCGAGCGCATG GTGTACATCGCAGCCTTCGCAGTGTCAGCCTACTGCTCCACGTACCACCGGGCGGGCTGCAAGCCCTTCAACCCTGTCCTGGGGGAGACCTACGAGTGCGAGCGGCCTGACCGAGGTTTCCGCTTCATCAGTGAGCAG gtctcccaccacccccccatctCGGCGTGCCATGCGGAGTCTGAGAACTTCATATTCTGGCAAG ACATGAAGTGGAAGAACAAGTTCTGGGGCAAATCCCTGGAGATTGTGCCTGTGGGGATGGTCAATGTGAGCCTGCCCAG GTTTGGGGACCACTTTGAGTGGAACAAGGTGACGTCCTGCATCCACAACATCCTGAGTGGCCAGCGCTGGATTGAGCACTACGGAGAGGTGCTCATCCGGAACACGCAGGACAGCTCCTGCCACTGCAAGATCACCTTCTGCAAG gccaagTACTGGAGCTCCAACGTCCATGAGGTGCAGGGTGCCGTGTTCAGCCGGAGCGGCCGCGTCCTCCACCGACTCTTCGGGAAGTGGCCCGAGGGGCTGTACCGGGGACCCCCGCCGGGCGGTCAGTGCATCTGGAAGCCCA ACTCAATGCCCCCAAACTATGAGCGAAACTTCGGCTTCACTCAGTTTGCTTTGGAGCTGAATGAGCTGACGGCAGAGCTGAAGCGGTCCCTGCCTTCCACAGACACGCGGCTCCGGCCAGACCAGAG GTACCTGGAGGAGGGGAACATACAGGCCGCCGAGGCCCAGAAGAGAAGGATTGAGCAGCTTCAGCGAGACAGGCGCAAAGTGATGGAGGAGAACAACATCGTCCACCAGGCTCGCTTCTTCAG GCGGCAGACAGACAGCAGCGGGAAGGAGTGGTGGGTGACTAACAACACGTACTGGCGGCTGCGGGCCGAGCCGGGCTACGGGAACCTGGACGGGGCCGTGCTCTGGTAG
- the OSBPL7 gene encoding oxysterol-binding protein-related protein 7 isoform X4, with protein MWPPQDKVTSFPFHSSLRPQQGVATPFPMDFQERDPPSLAESTQSAKPSSAQQASELWEVVEEPRGRLGAEGIMPERQEGHLLKKRKWPLKGWHKRYFVLEDGILHYATTRQDEQGTKGLDTQALSKKITKGKLHGSIDVRLSVMSINKKAQRIDLDTEDNIYHLKIKSQDLFQSWVAQLRAHRLAQHLDVPRSLLPSTTHRKVPGAQLPAAGSASALPGVGPREKVSSWLRDSDGLDRCSHELSECQGKLQELHRLLQSLESLPRTPSAPVIPTHQASVTTERPKKGKRTSRIWCTQSFAKDDTIGRVGRLHGSVPNLSRYLESRDPSGPRGLPTPDYAHLQRSFWALAQKVHSSLSSVLAALTTERDRLRDLHQGSEPSRLGQEALYMKGRELTPQLSQSSVLSLADSHTEFFDACEVLLSASSSENEGSEEEESCASEVTTSLSEEVLDLRGAERCQKGGAVGPPRRRCLPAASGPGADVSLWNILRNNIGKDLSKVSMPVQLNEPLNTLQRLCEELEYSGLLDQASHTTDPCERMVYIAAFAVSAYCSTYHRAGCKPFNPVLGETYECERPDRGFRFISEQVSHHPPISACHAESENFIFWQDMKWKNKFWGKSLEIVPVGMVNVSLPRFGDHFEWNKVTSCIHNILSGQRWIEHYGEVLIRNTQDSSCHCKITFCKAKYWSSNVHEVQGAVFSRSGRVLHRLFGKWPEGLYRGPPPGGQCIWKPNSMPPNYERNFGFTQFALELNELTAELKRSLPSTDTRLRPDQRYLEEGNIQAAEAQKRRIEQLQRDRRKVMEENNIVHQARFFRRQTDSSGKEWWVTNNTYWRLRAEPGYGNLDGAVLW; from the exons ATGT GGCCCCCTCAGGACAAGGTGACATCTTTCCCCTTCCACTCTTCTCTACGTCCTCAGCAGGGAGTGGCCACTCCCTTCCCCATGGACTTCCAAGAGCGGgaccctccctccctggctgaGAGCACACAGTCCGCAAAGCCCAGCAGTGCCCAGCAG GCCTCCGAGCTGTGGGAGGTAGTGGAGGAGCCTCGGGGCcggctgggggcagagggtatCATGCCCGAGAGGCAGGAAGGCCACCTGCTCAAGAAGAGGAAGTGGCCTCTGAAGGGCTGGCACAAG AGATACTTTGTGCTCGAGGATGGGATCCTTCACTATGCAACGACTCGGCAAGAT GAACAAGGAACTAAAGGCCTAGACACCCAGGCTCTCTCCAAGAAG ATCACCAAGGGGAAGCTCCATGGCTCCATTGATGTCCGACTGTCGGTCATGTCCATCAACAAAAAGGCCCAGCGCATTGACCTTGACACTGAAGACAACATCTACCACCTCAAG ATCAAATCCCAGGACCTGTTCCAGAGCTGGGTGGCTCAGCTGCGTGCCCACCGCCTGGCCCAGCACCTGGATGTGCCCCGAAGCCTGCTGCCCAGCACCACTCACAGGAAG GTTCCTGGTGCCCAGCTTCCGGCAGCGGGTAGTGCCTCGGCTCTGCCAGGGGTTGGACCTCGGGAGAAGGTGTCTTCCTGGCTGAGGGACAGTGATGGGTTAGACCGCTGCTCTCATG AGCTCTCTGAGTGTCAGGGGAAGCTCCAGGAACTCCACAGACTCCTCCAGAGCCTGGAGTCCCTGCCCCGGACCCCCTCAGCCCCTGTTATCCCCACACACCAG GCCTCGGTGACGACCGAGAGACCCAAGAAGGGGAAGCGGACCAGCCGCATATGGTGCACACAGAGCTTTGCCAAGGACGACACCATCGGGCGG GTGGGTCGTCTCCACGGCTCTGTTCCCAACTTGTCTCGCTACCTGGAGTCCCGGGACCCCTCGGGCCCCCGCGGGCTGCCAACCCCAGACTATGCCCACCTGCAGCGCAGTTTCTGGGCCCTGGCTCAGAAGG TGCACAGCTCGCTCAGCAGTGTCCTGGCCGCCCTCACCACTGAACGGGACCGACTGAGGGACCTGCACCAGGGATCGGAGCCATCCAGgctgggg CAAGAAGCTCTGTACATGAAGGGGCGAGAGCTGACCCCTCAGCTGTCCCAGAGCAGCGTCCTTTCCCTCGCTGATTCCCACACAGAGTTCTTTGATGCCTGTGAGGTTCTCCTCTCTGCCAGCTCTTCTGAGAATGAG GGCTCAGAGGAGGAGGAGTCATGCGCCAGTGAAGTCACCACCAGCCTGTCCGAGGAGGTGCTGGACCTCAGGGGAGCTGAGCGCTGTCAGAAAG GAGGAGCTGTGGGACCACCCCGCCGCCGATGCCTACCTGCGGCCAGTGGGCCCGGGGCCGACGTGAGCCTGTGGAACATCCTGCGGAACAACATCGGCAAGGACCTGTCCAAGGTGTCGATGCCCGTGCAGCTCAACGAGCCACTCAACACCCTGCAGCGGCTCTGCGAGGAGCTGGAGTACAGCGGCCTTCTGGACCAGGCCAGCCATACCACCGACCCCTGCGAGCGCATG GTGTACATCGCAGCCTTCGCAGTGTCAGCCTACTGCTCCACGTACCACCGGGCGGGCTGCAAGCCCTTCAACCCTGTCCTGGGGGAGACCTACGAGTGCGAGCGGCCTGACCGAGGTTTCCGCTTCATCAGTGAGCAG gtctcccaccacccccccatctCGGCGTGCCATGCGGAGTCTGAGAACTTCATATTCTGGCAAG ACATGAAGTGGAAGAACAAGTTCTGGGGCAAATCCCTGGAGATTGTGCCTGTGGGGATGGTCAATGTGAGCCTGCCCAG GTTTGGGGACCACTTTGAGTGGAACAAGGTGACGTCCTGCATCCACAACATCCTGAGTGGCCAGCGCTGGATTGAGCACTACGGAGAGGTGCTCATCCGGAACACGCAGGACAGCTCCTGCCACTGCAAGATCACCTTCTGCAAG gccaagTACTGGAGCTCCAACGTCCATGAGGTGCAGGGTGCCGTGTTCAGCCGGAGCGGCCGCGTCCTCCACCGACTCTTCGGGAAGTGGCCCGAGGGGCTGTACCGGGGACCCCCGCCGGGCGGTCAGTGCATCTGGAAGCCCA ACTCAATGCCCCCAAACTATGAGCGAAACTTCGGCTTCACTCAGTTTGCTTTGGAGCTGAATGAGCTGACGGCAGAGCTGAAGCGGTCCCTGCCTTCCACAGACACGCGGCTCCGGCCAGACCAGAG GTACCTGGAGGAGGGGAACATACAGGCCGCCGAGGCCCAGAAGAGAAGGATTGAGCAGCTTCAGCGAGACAGGCGCAAAGTGATGGAGGAGAACAACATCGTCCACCAGGCTCGCTTCTTCAG GCGGCAGACAGACAGCAGCGGGAAGGAGTGGTGGGTGACTAACAACACGTACTGGCGGCTGCGGGCCGAGCCGGGCTACGGGAACCTGGACGGGGCCGTGCTCTGGTAG
- the OSBPL7 gene encoding oxysterol-binding protein-related protein 7 isoform X1 — protein sequence MWPPQDKVTSFPFHSSLRPQQGVATPFPMDFQERDPPSLAESTQSAKPSSAQQASELWEVVEEPRGRLGAEGIMPERQEGHLLKKRKWPLKGWHKRYFVLEDGILHYATTRQDITKGKLHGSIDVRLSVMSINKKAQRIDLDTEDNIYHLKIKSQDLFQSWVAQLRAHRLAQHLDVPRSLLPSTTHRKVPGAQLPAAGSASALPGVGPREKVSSWLRDSDGLDRCSHELSECQGKLQELHRLLQSLESLPRTPSAPVIPTHQASVTTERPKKGKRTSRIWCTQSFAKDDTIGRVGRLHGSVPNLSRYLESRDPSGPRGLPTPDYAHLQRSFWALAQKVHSSLSSVLAALTTERDRLRDLHQGSEPSRLGVSEAAAGPRRLHSLSVSSDTTADSFSSLNPEEQEALYMKGRELTPQLSQSSVLSLADSHTEFFDACEVLLSASSSENEGSEEEESCASEVTTSLSEEVLDLRGAERCQKGGAVGPPRRRCLPAASGPGADVSLWNILRNNIGKDLSKVSMPVQLNEPLNTLQRLCEELEYSGLLDQASHTTDPCERMVYIAAFAVSAYCSTYHRAGCKPFNPVLGETYECERPDRGFRFISEQVSHHPPISACHAESENFIFWQDMKWKNKFWGKSLEIVPVGMVNVSLPRFGDHFEWNKVTSCIHNILSGQRWIEHYGEVLIRNTQDSSCHCKITFCKAKYWSSNVHEVQGAVFSRSGRVLHRLFGKWPEGLYRGPPPGGQCIWKPNSMPPNYERNFGFTQFALELNELTAELKRSLPSTDTRLRPDQRYLEEGNIQAAEAQKRRIEQLQRDRRKVMEENNIVHQARFFRRQTDSSGKEWWVTNNTYWRLRAEPGYGNLDGAVLW from the exons ATGT GGCCCCCTCAGGACAAGGTGACATCTTTCCCCTTCCACTCTTCTCTACGTCCTCAGCAGGGAGTGGCCACTCCCTTCCCCATGGACTTCCAAGAGCGGgaccctccctccctggctgaGAGCACACAGTCCGCAAAGCCCAGCAGTGCCCAGCAG GCCTCCGAGCTGTGGGAGGTAGTGGAGGAGCCTCGGGGCcggctgggggcagagggtatCATGCCCGAGAGGCAGGAAGGCCACCTGCTCAAGAAGAGGAAGTGGCCTCTGAAGGGCTGGCACAAG AGATACTTTGTGCTCGAGGATGGGATCCTTCACTATGCAACGACTCGGCAAGAT ATCACCAAGGGGAAGCTCCATGGCTCCATTGATGTCCGACTGTCGGTCATGTCCATCAACAAAAAGGCCCAGCGCATTGACCTTGACACTGAAGACAACATCTACCACCTCAAG ATCAAATCCCAGGACCTGTTCCAGAGCTGGGTGGCTCAGCTGCGTGCCCACCGCCTGGCCCAGCACCTGGATGTGCCCCGAAGCCTGCTGCCCAGCACCACTCACAGGAAG GTTCCTGGTGCCCAGCTTCCGGCAGCGGGTAGTGCCTCGGCTCTGCCAGGGGTTGGACCTCGGGAGAAGGTGTCTTCCTGGCTGAGGGACAGTGATGGGTTAGACCGCTGCTCTCATG AGCTCTCTGAGTGTCAGGGGAAGCTCCAGGAACTCCACAGACTCCTCCAGAGCCTGGAGTCCCTGCCCCGGACCCCCTCAGCCCCTGTTATCCCCACACACCAG GCCTCGGTGACGACCGAGAGACCCAAGAAGGGGAAGCGGACCAGCCGCATATGGTGCACACAGAGCTTTGCCAAGGACGACACCATCGGGCGG GTGGGTCGTCTCCACGGCTCTGTTCCCAACTTGTCTCGCTACCTGGAGTCCCGGGACCCCTCGGGCCCCCGCGGGCTGCCAACCCCAGACTATGCCCACCTGCAGCGCAGTTTCTGGGCCCTGGCTCAGAAGG TGCACAGCTCGCTCAGCAGTGTCCTGGCCGCCCTCACCACTGAACGGGACCGACTGAGGGACCTGCACCAGGGATCGGAGCCATCCAGgctgggg GTCTCTGAGGCCGCAGCCGGCCCGAGGCGCCTCCACTCGCTGTCCGTGTCCTCCGACACCACTGCAGACTCCTTCAGCTCCCTCAACCCCGAGGAG CAAGAAGCTCTGTACATGAAGGGGCGAGAGCTGACCCCTCAGCTGTCCCAGAGCAGCGTCCTTTCCCTCGCTGATTCCCACACAGAGTTCTTTGATGCCTGTGAGGTTCTCCTCTCTGCCAGCTCTTCTGAGAATGAG GGCTCAGAGGAGGAGGAGTCATGCGCCAGTGAAGTCACCACCAGCCTGTCCGAGGAGGTGCTGGACCTCAGGGGAGCTGAGCGCTGTCAGAAAG GAGGAGCTGTGGGACCACCCCGCCGCCGATGCCTACCTGCGGCCAGTGGGCCCGGGGCCGACGTGAGCCTGTGGAACATCCTGCGGAACAACATCGGCAAGGACCTGTCCAAGGTGTCGATGCCCGTGCAGCTCAACGAGCCACTCAACACCCTGCAGCGGCTCTGCGAGGAGCTGGAGTACAGCGGCCTTCTGGACCAGGCCAGCCATACCACCGACCCCTGCGAGCGCATG GTGTACATCGCAGCCTTCGCAGTGTCAGCCTACTGCTCCACGTACCACCGGGCGGGCTGCAAGCCCTTCAACCCTGTCCTGGGGGAGACCTACGAGTGCGAGCGGCCTGACCGAGGTTTCCGCTTCATCAGTGAGCAG gtctcccaccacccccccatctCGGCGTGCCATGCGGAGTCTGAGAACTTCATATTCTGGCAAG ACATGAAGTGGAAGAACAAGTTCTGGGGCAAATCCCTGGAGATTGTGCCTGTGGGGATGGTCAATGTGAGCCTGCCCAG GTTTGGGGACCACTTTGAGTGGAACAAGGTGACGTCCTGCATCCACAACATCCTGAGTGGCCAGCGCTGGATTGAGCACTACGGAGAGGTGCTCATCCGGAACACGCAGGACAGCTCCTGCCACTGCAAGATCACCTTCTGCAAG gccaagTACTGGAGCTCCAACGTCCATGAGGTGCAGGGTGCCGTGTTCAGCCGGAGCGGCCGCGTCCTCCACCGACTCTTCGGGAAGTGGCCCGAGGGGCTGTACCGGGGACCCCCGCCGGGCGGTCAGTGCATCTGGAAGCCCA ACTCAATGCCCCCAAACTATGAGCGAAACTTCGGCTTCACTCAGTTTGCTTTGGAGCTGAATGAGCTGACGGCAGAGCTGAAGCGGTCCCTGCCTTCCACAGACACGCGGCTCCGGCCAGACCAGAG GTACCTGGAGGAGGGGAACATACAGGCCGCCGAGGCCCAGAAGAGAAGGATTGAGCAGCTTCAGCGAGACAGGCGCAAAGTGATGGAGGAGAACAACATCGTCCACCAGGCTCGCTTCTTCAG GCGGCAGACAGACAGCAGCGGGAAGGAGTGGTGGGTGACTAACAACACGTACTGGCGGCTGCGGGCCGAGCCGGGCTACGGGAACCTGGACGGGGCCGTGCTCTGGTAG